Proteins from one Oscillospiraceae bacterium genomic window:
- a CDS encoding TetR/AcrR family transcriptional regulator, with the protein MSDSFRSGNFRKEDLRIVKTNKTLVLAMLSLLRRRNFNRITVYDLCGEALVSRTTFYAHFNDKYSLLRHCLEDLETALVQVPPETRAAVITQYIQTQRSVLANLLSDANAELRAILTDFLSRLAGEVFPVAPDRAPSVHRGDLSLFCGGGLLSLLLWLVNKNFPTGSETLALYLCEMLQALYRWDAEWPGPATARTADDASPEPPERPPSAF; encoded by the coding sequence ATGTCAGATAGCTTCAGATCTGGTAATTTTAGAAAAGAAGACCTGCGTATCGTCAAGACGAATAAAACACTGGTCCTGGCGATGCTGTCTCTGCTGCGGCGCCGGAACTTCAATAGGATCACGGTGTACGACCTGTGCGGCGAGGCCCTCGTGAGCCGGACGACGTTTTACGCGCATTTCAACGACAAATACAGCCTGCTGCGGCATTGTCTGGAGGACCTTGAAACAGCCCTGGTGCAGGTGCCGCCCGAGACCCGGGCGGCGGTCATCACGCAGTATATACAGACACAGCGCAGCGTGTTGGCCAACCTGCTGAGCGATGCAAACGCCGAGCTGCGCGCCATTTTGACGGATTTTTTGTCGAGACTCGCGGGGGAGGTCTTCCCGGTGGCGCCGGACAGAGCACCCTCGGTCCACCGCGGCGATCTGTCCCTGTTCTGCGGCGGCGGGCTGCTGAGTTTGCTGCTGTGGCTGGTGAACAAGAATTTTCCCACTGGCAGCGAGACGCTGGCGCTGTATCTCTGCGAGATGCTGCAGGCGCTGTATCGGTGGGACGCCGAGTGGCCCGGCCCTGCCACCGCGCGGACGGCGGATGACGCCTCTCCGGAGCCGCCGGAGCGGCCTCCTTCCGCCTTCTGA